The Sorangiineae bacterium MSr11367 genome window below encodes:
- a CDS encoding efflux RND transporter periplasmic adaptor subunit, with amino-acid sequence MRAWRWIVGLLVIGAVVFGYVKYQAKKKDAGAAGGGPPEAAASGSAAANRPVPVVLADVQSKDMPIYLYGLGTATAFYTVTVKSQVDGRLQQVLFKEGQAVKKGDVLAQVDPRPFTIALHQAEAALARDAATAKNAKLNLERYQSLVGQKLISQQQFTDQQAAADTADATLRSDQAAIENARLQLEYSRITSPIDGITGIRNVDPGNLVQANGTDGIVVITQLDPIAVFFTLPQDDLPRVSEAMGHGPLTVEAFSRDGDQSLGSGTVMLIDNQINTATATIRLKATFPNPDKKLWPNLFVKARLLLTNRRGAIVVPTPVVQRGPQGAFAYVAKPDQTAEMRPIEVDLTQGDWTIISKGLNAGERVVQDGQFQLRPGSKLAPRTSDKPTATRQGDAKPAPSSSAGAAP; translated from the coding sequence ATGCGCGCGTGGCGGTGGATCGTAGGCTTGTTGGTCATCGGGGCCGTCGTCTTCGGGTACGTGAAGTACCAGGCGAAGAAGAAAGACGCCGGGGCGGCTGGCGGTGGCCCGCCCGAGGCGGCGGCATCGGGATCGGCGGCGGCCAATCGGCCGGTGCCGGTGGTGCTGGCCGACGTCCAGTCGAAAGACATGCCGATTTACCTGTACGGTCTCGGCACGGCGACGGCCTTCTACACGGTCACGGTGAAGTCGCAGGTCGATGGGCGGCTCCAGCAAGTGCTCTTCAAGGAGGGGCAGGCCGTGAAGAAGGGCGACGTGCTCGCCCAGGTCGACCCGCGGCCGTTCACCATTGCGCTGCACCAGGCGGAGGCCGCCTTGGCGCGCGACGCGGCGACGGCGAAGAACGCGAAGCTCAATCTGGAGCGATACCAAAGCTTGGTGGGGCAAAAGCTCATCTCGCAGCAGCAGTTCACCGACCAGCAGGCGGCGGCCGACACCGCGGATGCGACCTTGCGTTCGGACCAAGCGGCGATCGAGAACGCGCGCCTGCAGCTCGAGTACTCGCGCATCACGTCGCCCATCGACGGCATCACCGGCATCCGCAACGTCGACCCGGGCAACCTCGTTCAGGCGAACGGCACCGACGGCATCGTGGTCATCACGCAGCTCGACCCGATTGCCGTCTTTTTCACGTTGCCGCAGGACGATCTGCCGCGCGTGTCGGAGGCCATGGGCCACGGCCCGCTCACCGTGGAGGCCTTCAGCCGCGACGGCGATCAGTCGCTCGGCAGCGGCACGGTGATGCTCATCGACAACCAGATCAACACGGCCACAGCCACCATCCGCCTCAAGGCCACCTTCCCCAACCCGGACAAGAAGCTCTGGCCGAACCTGTTCGTCAAGGCGCGCTTGCTGCTCACGAACCGCCGCGGCGCCATCGTGGTGCCCACGCCGGTGGTGCAACGCGGGCCCCAAGGCGCCTTCGCCTATGTGGCCAAGCCCGATCAGACGGCGGAGATGCGCCCCATCGAGGTCGACCTCACGCAGGGCGATTGGACCATCATCTCCAAAGGGCTCAACGCCGGCGAACGCGTGGTGCAAGATGGACAGTTCCAACTGCGCCCCGGATCGAAGTTGGCCCCGCGCACGTCGGACAAGCCCACCGCCACCCGGCAGGGTGACGCGAAACCCGCGCCCAGCAGCAGCGCGGGGGCGGCACCGTGA
- a CDS encoding alpha/beta hydrolase, producing MVDIKVIGARSGNLEIAVRVAGHPDRPAIVLIHGWPQSSRAFSRVMQHLADEFYVLAPDLPGVGASRVPAASGSKSLLARHVRDVVQACGARRVVVAGHDVGGMIAFAYVRGFAAELEGVVIVNTVIPGLEPAWSKVLSNPYVWHFAFHSIPKMPEVLVSGHQRPYFDFFFDAISRTPKAITDEARDAYARDYGHVEALRAGFDWYRAMSKDAEENAKRIEVTTPVLNVRGDADPGPMRDYLEGLSASGLTHVRGETLEGSGHFAAEEAPEALARLLRIFARDCVGAV from the coding sequence ATGGTGGATATCAAGGTCATCGGCGCCCGTTCGGGCAACCTCGAGATCGCAGTGCGTGTGGCGGGGCATCCGGACCGTCCTGCCATCGTCCTGATCCACGGGTGGCCCCAGAGCAGCCGCGCATTTTCGCGGGTGATGCAGCATCTCGCGGACGAGTTCTACGTCCTGGCCCCGGATCTCCCCGGTGTGGGCGCCTCGAGGGTACCTGCTGCATCGGGCAGCAAGAGTCTGCTCGCGCGGCACGTGCGCGATGTCGTTCAGGCGTGCGGCGCGCGTCGGGTCGTCGTTGCGGGGCATGACGTCGGGGGCATGATTGCATTCGCGTACGTGCGTGGCTTCGCCGCCGAGCTGGAAGGCGTCGTTATCGTCAACACGGTCATCCCTGGCCTCGAACCGGCGTGGTCGAAGGTTCTCTCGAATCCCTATGTCTGGCACTTCGCGTTCCACTCCATCCCGAAAATGCCCGAGGTTCTCGTGTCCGGGCATCAACGTCCGTACTTCGATTTCTTCTTCGATGCGATTTCGCGAACCCCCAAGGCCATCACCGACGAGGCGCGCGATGCCTACGCGCGCGACTACGGGCACGTCGAGGCTCTTCGCGCCGGCTTCGATTGGTACCGCGCCATGTCCAAGGACGCCGAGGAGAACGCGAAGCGAATCGAGGTGACGACGCCCGTTCTAAACGTCCGCGGGGACGCCGATCCTGGCCCGATGCGCGATTACCTCGAGGGGCTATCGGCGAGTGGACTCACGCACGTTCGGGGCGAGACCCTCGAGGGCTCCGGCCACTTCGCCGCTGAGGAAGCGCCGGAAGCGCTCGCCCGGCTCCTACGCATATTCGCGCGTGACTGCGTCGGAGCCGTTTGA
- a CDS encoding multidrug efflux RND transporter permease subunit — MVGLMLAGLIGFRQLPVSALPQVDYPTIVISTMLPGASAETMASAVTTPLERQFGQMPSLTQMTSVSSFGSSQITVQFSLDRDIDAAEQDVQAAINSASNLLPKTLPVPPTYSKSNPADTPILTLSVSSDTIALDQVNDYADSILAQKISQVSGVGLVTLNGAQKPAVRIQVDPVALSGLGLGLEDVRAAVVAANVNQPKGNIDGARQDYTLATNDQLSNAASFRPIVIAYKNGAPVRLSNIASVIDGVENAQLAGWANEKRAIILNVQRQPGANVIQVADGVKSLLPQLRATLPQGIDVKIVSDRTETVRASVEDVEFTLVLTVALVVAVIYLFLRSFRATIIPGIAVPLSLIGTFGVMYLLGYSLNNLSLMALTISTGFVVDDAIVMIENIARYIEEGEPPFEAALKGAKQIGFTILSLTISLVAVLIPLLFMQGLIGRLFREFAITLSVAIAVSAVLSLTLTAMMCGHLLKPHEPENEGRFYKASEAFFEKMISVYDVGVRWVLRHQFFTLMVTLATVALTAVLALMIPKGFFPQQDTGVITGVSEAPADVSFTRMLDRQRALSDVVLQDPDVASVASFIGADGTNATMNSGRLNITLKPRHERQSSAEEVIARLQPKLAHVEGIALYLQSVQDLQIDNRIARTQYQYTLEDANIEELRTYTPQVLAKLKTLPQIRDVASDLQVSGLQVALTIDRDTASRLGVSPQAIDDVLYDAFGQRQISTVFTQLNLYRVILEVKPEFQANPQALDRIYVKAASGVQVPLSAFTHFEPKPVSLSIMHQGQFAAATLSFNLADGSSLGHAVEAIEKATHDLGLPPGIHGEFQGAAAAFQESLASEPILILAALITVYIVLGILYESYIHPITILSTLPSAGVGALLALMLMKVEFSVIALIGIILLIGIVKKNAIMMIDFALEAERDEGLSPQESIHKACLLRFRPIMMTTLAALFGGIPLALGQGTGSELRRPLGIAIVGGLLISQVLTLYTTPVIYLYMERFARFVKGSRAPAAEAAAE; from the coding sequence ATGGTCGGCCTGATGCTCGCGGGCCTCATCGGCTTTCGGCAGCTGCCCGTGTCGGCGCTGCCGCAGGTCGACTACCCGACCATCGTCATTTCGACCATGCTGCCCGGCGCGAGCGCCGAGACGATGGCCTCCGCGGTCACGACGCCGCTGGAGCGCCAGTTCGGGCAGATGCCCTCGCTCACGCAGATGACGTCGGTGTCGAGCTTCGGTAGCTCGCAGATCACCGTGCAGTTCTCGCTCGATCGCGACATCGATGCCGCCGAGCAGGACGTGCAGGCGGCCATCAACTCCGCGTCGAACCTGTTGCCGAAGACGTTGCCCGTCCCCCCGACGTACAGCAAGAGCAACCCCGCCGACACACCGATTCTGACCTTGAGCGTGAGCTCGGACACCATCGCGCTCGATCAGGTCAACGACTACGCCGACTCGATTCTGGCCCAGAAGATCTCCCAGGTGTCGGGCGTGGGCCTGGTCACCTTGAATGGCGCGCAGAAGCCCGCCGTGCGCATCCAGGTCGATCCGGTGGCGCTCTCGGGGCTGGGGCTCGGCTTGGAAGACGTGCGGGCTGCCGTGGTGGCCGCCAACGTGAACCAGCCCAAGGGCAACATCGACGGCGCGCGCCAGGACTACACCCTCGCGACGAACGACCAGCTCTCCAACGCCGCGTCGTTCCGGCCCATCGTCATTGCCTACAAGAATGGCGCGCCGGTGCGGCTCTCGAACATCGCCTCGGTCATCGACGGCGTCGAGAATGCGCAGCTCGCCGGCTGGGCCAACGAGAAGCGGGCCATCATCCTCAACGTGCAGCGCCAGCCGGGCGCCAACGTCATTCAGGTGGCCGACGGCGTCAAATCGCTGCTCCCGCAGCTCCGCGCCACCTTGCCCCAGGGCATCGACGTCAAAATCGTGAGCGATCGCACGGAGACGGTGCGGGCTTCGGTGGAGGACGTCGAGTTCACCTTGGTGCTCACGGTGGCGTTGGTCGTCGCGGTCATCTACCTCTTTTTGCGCAGCTTCCGCGCCACGATCATCCCGGGCATCGCCGTGCCGCTTTCGCTCATCGGCACCTTCGGCGTGATGTACTTGCTCGGTTACAGCTTGAACAACCTGTCCCTGATGGCGCTGACCATCTCGACCGGCTTCGTCGTCGACGACGCCATCGTCATGATCGAGAACATCGCGCGCTACATCGAGGAGGGTGAGCCACCGTTCGAGGCCGCGCTCAAGGGCGCCAAGCAGATCGGCTTCACGATTCTCTCGCTGACCATCTCGCTGGTGGCGGTGCTCATCCCGCTCTTGTTCATGCAAGGGCTCATCGGACGTCTTTTCCGGGAGTTCGCCATCACCCTGAGCGTGGCCATCGCGGTGTCCGCCGTGCTGTCGCTCACCCTCACCGCGATGATGTGCGGCCACCTGCTCAAGCCGCACGAGCCTGAGAACGAAGGGCGCTTCTACAAGGCGTCGGAAGCGTTCTTCGAGAAGATGATCAGCGTCTACGACGTGGGCGTGCGCTGGGTGCTGCGGCACCAATTCTTCACCTTGATGGTCACCCTGGCGACGGTCGCGCTCACCGCGGTGCTCGCACTGATGATCCCCAAGGGCTTCTTCCCGCAGCAGGACACCGGCGTCATCACCGGCGTCTCCGAGGCCCCCGCCGACGTGTCGTTCACGCGCATGCTGGATCGCCAGCGCGCGCTCTCCGACGTGGTGCTGCAAGATCCCGATGTGGCCTCCGTGGCCTCGTTCATCGGCGCCGACGGGACGAACGCCACGATGAACAGCGGGCGTCTGAACATCACGTTGAAGCCGCGCCACGAACGCCAGTCGAGCGCCGAGGAGGTCATCGCGCGCCTCCAGCCGAAGCTGGCCCACGTCGAGGGCATTGCGCTCTACCTCCAGTCCGTTCAAGACCTGCAGATCGACAACCGCATCGCGCGCACGCAGTACCAGTACACGCTCGAGGATGCGAACATCGAGGAGCTGCGCACGTACACGCCGCAGGTGCTGGCCAAGCTGAAAACGCTGCCGCAAATCCGCGACGTGGCCAGCGATCTGCAGGTGTCCGGCCTCCAGGTGGCGCTCACCATCGACCGCGACACCGCATCACGCCTCGGCGTCTCGCCGCAGGCCATCGACGACGTTCTGTACGACGCCTTCGGCCAGCGGCAGATCTCCACGGTGTTCACGCAGCTCAATTTGTACCGCGTCATTCTGGAGGTGAAGCCGGAGTTCCAGGCCAACCCGCAGGCGCTCGACCGCATTTACGTGAAGGCCGCCAGCGGGGTGCAAGTACCCCTGAGCGCGTTCACGCACTTCGAGCCGAAGCCGGTGTCGCTCTCCATCATGCACCAGGGGCAGTTCGCGGCGGCGACGCTTTCGTTCAACTTGGCCGACGGATCGTCGCTCGGGCACGCCGTCGAGGCCATCGAGAAGGCCACGCACGACCTCGGTCTGCCGCCGGGCATCCACGGGGAGTTTCAGGGTGCGGCCGCGGCCTTCCAGGAATCGCTGGCCAGTGAGCCCATTCTCATCTTGGCGGCGCTCATCACCGTCTACATCGTGCTGGGCATTCTCTACGAGAGCTACATCCACCCCATCACGATTCTGTCCACCCTTCCCTCCGCCGGCGTGGGTGCGTTGCTCGCGTTGATGCTGATGAAGGTCGAGTTCAGCGTCATCGCGCTGATAGGCATCATCTTGCTCATCGGCATCGTGAAGAAGAACGCCATCATGATGATCGACTTCGCCTTGGAGGCGGAGCGCGACGAAGGTCTGTCGCCGCAGGAGTCCATCCACAAGGCGTGCCTTTTGCGGTTCCGGCCCATCATGATGACCACGTTGGCGGCCTTGTTCGGAGGCATCCCGCTCGCGTTGGGGCAAGGCACCGGCTCCGAGCTGCGGCGGCCGCTGGGCATCGCCATCGTGGGCGGCCTGCTCATCTCGCAGGTGCTCACCTTGTACACCACGCCCGTGATTTACCTGTACATGGAGCGCTTCGCGCGCTTCGTGAAGGGCAGTCGGGCCCCGGCGGCCGAGGCGGCGGCGGAGTAG
- a CDS encoding ferritin-like domain-containing protein, whose amino-acid sequence MMDAIARLYLGRLLGSPRGRAFMLHFMVQAEEGDELGVFDTLLSRVDDPELNKLVRVHRDDETRHAAMLRECLQRNGVDPEPVPPELHVVARIGHHAGGTGESFVDGRATVMQMYLLLQVIEERGVRQFPKIANAMRPFDPESAAVIDRITRDEERHVKYAKAISRRYAPDDATLERELARFRAAERRAFEENGRALLAFSLSRGLDATRGLERLAWRLLISRNAPASFRPAAENGA is encoded by the coding sequence ATGATGGATGCCATTGCGCGCCTGTACCTCGGGCGCCTTTTGGGCTCGCCGCGAGGTCGGGCCTTCATGCTGCATTTCATGGTCCAAGCGGAGGAGGGCGACGAGTTGGGCGTCTTCGACACGCTTCTCTCGCGCGTGGACGATCCCGAGCTGAACAAGCTCGTGCGCGTGCACCGCGACGACGAGACGCGCCACGCGGCCATGCTGCGCGAGTGCCTCCAGAGGAACGGGGTGGACCCCGAACCGGTTCCGCCGGAGCTCCATGTGGTGGCTCGCATCGGGCATCACGCCGGTGGTACCGGGGAGTCGTTCGTCGACGGCCGCGCGACCGTGATGCAGATGTACCTGCTTCTGCAGGTCATCGAGGAACGGGGCGTGCGGCAGTTTCCCAAAATTGCCAACGCGATGCGCCCCTTCGATCCCGAGAGCGCGGCGGTGATCGACCGCATCACCCGCGACGAAGAGCGCCATGTGAAGTACGCCAAAGCGATCAGCCGCCGCTACGCACCGGACGACGCGACCCTCGAGCGCGAGCTCGCGCGCTTCCGTGCCGCCGAACGGCGCGCCTTCGAGGAAAACGGCCGCGCATTGCTGGCCTTTTCCCTATCGCGCGGCCTCGACGCCACGCGCGGGCTCGAGCGCCTCGCATGGCGGTTGCTCATTTCCCGTAACGCGCCGGCGTCGTTCCGACCAGCCGCCGAAAATGGCGCGTAA
- a CDS encoding multidrug efflux RND transporter permease subunit, whose translation MNISAPFIQRPIATSLLAAAVLIAGITAYLFLPVAPLPRVDMPSINVSASLPGASPETMASAVATPLERRFGRIAGLNEITSTSSLGTTSIQLQFDLDRDVESAARDVQAAINAAAGELPSNLPFRPNYRKINPADQPILIISLKSDTIPLSQIFDTANSILAQKISQVQGVGQVFVGGGQQPAVRVQVDPAALAGMGLNLEDVRTVISQATVDQPKGGLSGEDQSHSLSANDQLFGAKQFQELVVTYRDNATVRLKDVARVVDDVENNRVAAWANNERAVLMIVRRQPGANIIDVIGRVRAILPHLADSISPAVNIAVTLDRSQTIRASVRDVEQTLVLSVGLVVLVVFAFLRNLRATAIPTAAVPLSIVATFGVMYLLGYSLDNLSLMALTISTGFVVDDAIVVTENVTRFIELGDSPMTAALKGAKQIGFTIISITVSLIAVFIPILLMGGIIGRLFREFAVTLSVAIAVSALVSLTLTPMMCSRLLRHKHEENQGKFYRASERLFEGMLHVYSRGLKWVLGHHRLTLFVTLATLVVTVALYILVPKGLFPQQDTGSLAGFSESSQDTSFPTMRDKQAQVNAILKADPDVAQALSFIGGGGTVNTGSAFVELKPLGVRKSTADEVIARLRPKLGQIPGVNLYLQSVQDIRMGGRSTRTQYQYSLQDANLQELREWGPKMVERLKKLPELRDVASDQQTAGIELGLDIDRDTASRLGISPQNIDDTLYDAYGQRQVATVYTQLNQNRVILEIKPELQKNLDGLESMFIRAADGSQVPLSSLTKRASRPTALSIPHQGQFPATTLSFNLAPGIALGQAVDAIHRAELEIGLPPSVHADFQGTAQAFKASLSSQPILILAALFTVYIVLGVLYESLIHPVTILSTLPSAGVGALLALLAFKTELSVIALIGIILLIGIVKKNAIMMIDFAIEAERDENLSPHDAIYKACVLRFRPIMMTTLAALLGGLPLALGHGMGSELRRPLGIAIVGGLLISQMLTLFTTPVIYLYMDRFSRRKAHPIKTESSEPGSTSIPFATGQP comes from the coding sequence GTGAATATCTCGGCCCCGTTCATTCAGCGCCCCATTGCCACGTCGCTGCTGGCGGCGGCGGTGTTGATCGCGGGGATCACCGCGTACCTCTTTCTGCCGGTGGCCCCGCTTCCGCGGGTCGACATGCCGAGCATCAACGTGTCGGCGTCGCTGCCGGGCGCGAGCCCGGAGACCATGGCCTCCGCCGTGGCCACACCGCTCGAGCGGCGCTTCGGGCGCATCGCCGGGTTGAACGAGATCACGTCGACCAGTTCGCTCGGTACGACCTCGATACAGTTGCAATTCGATCTCGATCGCGACGTCGAATCGGCTGCGCGGGACGTGCAAGCGGCCATCAACGCCGCCGCGGGCGAGCTGCCGAGCAACCTTCCCTTCCGCCCGAACTACCGCAAGATCAACCCGGCGGACCAACCGATTCTGATCATCTCGCTCAAGAGCGATACGATTCCTCTCTCGCAGATCTTCGACACGGCGAACAGCATCCTCGCGCAGAAGATCTCGCAGGTGCAGGGCGTGGGGCAGGTCTTCGTGGGCGGTGGCCAGCAACCTGCGGTGCGCGTACAAGTCGATCCGGCGGCCTTGGCCGGGATGGGCCTCAACCTCGAGGACGTGCGCACGGTCATTTCGCAAGCCACCGTCGACCAGCCCAAGGGCGGACTCAGTGGCGAGGATCAGTCGCACTCGCTGTCGGCGAACGACCAACTCTTCGGCGCGAAGCAGTTCCAGGAGCTGGTCGTCACCTACCGAGACAACGCCACGGTGCGTCTCAAAGACGTGGCGCGCGTGGTCGACGATGTCGAGAACAACCGCGTTGCAGCCTGGGCCAACAATGAGCGCGCGGTGTTGATGATCGTCCGGCGGCAACCGGGCGCGAACATCATCGACGTCATCGGGCGCGTGCGGGCCATCCTTCCGCATCTTGCGGATTCGATCTCGCCCGCCGTGAACATTGCGGTGACCCTCGATCGAAGCCAAACCATCCGCGCCTCCGTGCGCGACGTCGAGCAAACCCTGGTGCTCAGCGTCGGGCTGGTGGTGCTGGTCGTCTTTGCCTTTTTGCGCAATCTCCGCGCGACGGCCATTCCCACCGCGGCCGTGCCGCTCTCCATCGTCGCCACGTTCGGCGTGATGTACCTGCTCGGCTACAGCCTGGACAATCTGTCGCTGATGGCCCTGACCATTTCGACGGGCTTCGTCGTCGACGATGCCATCGTGGTGACCGAGAACGTCACGCGGTTCATCGAGCTGGGCGATTCGCCGATGACCGCGGCGCTGAAAGGCGCCAAGCAGATCGGCTTCACCATCATCTCGATCACCGTGTCGCTCATCGCGGTGTTCATTCCGATTTTGCTCATGGGCGGCATCATCGGCCGGCTTTTCCGCGAGTTCGCGGTGACCCTGAGCGTGGCCATCGCGGTGTCGGCCCTGGTGTCGCTCACCTTGACGCCGATGATGTGCTCGCGCCTTCTGCGGCACAAACACGAGGAGAATCAGGGGAAATTTTACCGCGCTTCGGAGCGGCTCTTCGAGGGCATGCTCCACGTCTACTCGCGCGGCCTCAAGTGGGTGCTCGGCCACCACCGACTGACTTTGTTCGTCACCTTGGCGACCTTGGTCGTCACGGTGGCACTCTACATCCTCGTGCCCAAAGGCCTGTTCCCCCAACAGGACACCGGATCGCTGGCTGGCTTCTCGGAGTCGTCGCAGGATACCTCGTTTCCGACGATGCGCGACAAGCAAGCGCAGGTCAACGCGATCCTCAAGGCCGATCCCGACGTGGCGCAGGCGCTCTCCTTCATCGGCGGCGGCGGTACCGTGAACACGGGCAGCGCGTTCGTGGAGTTGAAGCCGCTTGGCGTGCGCAAGTCCACGGCCGACGAGGTCATCGCGCGCCTTCGCCCCAAGCTGGGGCAGATCCCCGGGGTCAATCTCTACCTGCAGTCGGTGCAGGACATTCGCATGGGCGGAAGGTCCACCCGCACGCAGTACCAATATTCGCTGCAGGACGCGAACCTGCAGGAGCTGCGTGAGTGGGGTCCGAAGATGGTGGAGCGCCTGAAGAAGCTGCCCGAGCTGCGCGACGTCGCATCGGACCAGCAGACCGCGGGCATCGAGCTGGGGCTCGACATCGATCGCGACACGGCCTCGCGCCTGGGCATCTCGCCGCAGAACATCGACGACACGTTGTACGACGCGTACGGCCAGCGGCAGGTCGCCACGGTGTACACGCAGCTGAATCAGAATCGCGTCATTTTGGAGATCAAGCCGGAGCTGCAGAAGAACCTCGACGGCCTCGAATCCATGTTCATCCGGGCGGCCGACGGTAGCCAAGTTCCGTTGAGCAGCCTGACCAAGCGGGCCTCGCGCCCGACGGCGCTGTCCATTCCGCACCAGGGCCAGTTCCCCGCGACGACGCTTTCCTTCAATCTGGCGCCGGGCATCGCCTTGGGCCAAGCCGTGGACGCGATTCATCGCGCCGAACTCGAAATCGGGCTACCGCCCAGCGTGCACGCGGATTTCCAAGGCACGGCGCAAGCCTTCAAGGCGTCCCTTTCGAGCCAGCCGATTCTCATTTTGGCCGCGTTGTTCACGGTCTACATCGTGCTGGGGGTGCTCTACGAGAGCCTGATTCACCCGGTGACGATTCTGTCGACCTTGCCGTCGGCCGGCGTGGGTGCGCTGCTGGCGCTGTTGGCGTTCAAGACGGAGCTCAGCGTGATTGCGCTGATCGGCATCATCTTGCTGATTGGCATCGTGAAGAAGAACGCGATCATGATGATCGACTTCGCCATCGAAGCCGAACGCGACGAAAATCTGTCCCCGCACGACGCGATCTACAAAGCGTGCGTCTTGCGCTTTCGCCCCATCATGATGACCACGTTGGCCGCGCTGCTGGGCGGCTTGCCGCTGGCATTGGGGCACGGCATGGGGTCGGAATTGCGGCGGCCCCTGGGCATCGCCATCGTGGGTGGCCTCCTCATTTCGCAGATGCTCACCCTGTTCACGACCCCGGTCATCTACCTGTACATGGACCGATTCTCGCGGCGGAAGGCGCACCCCATCAAGACGGAAAGCTCGGAGCCAGGATCGACGTCGATTCCCTTCGCAACGGGGCAGCCGTAG
- a CDS encoding TetR/AcrR family transcriptional regulator, producing the protein MPRPRRSADEARQMILDAAERRLREAGPASIRLQEVSADVGISHPAVLHHFGNREGLVRAVVERAIERLQSDLLATLAETKDVPNGMALFDRVFEVLYERGHARLIAWLVLSGYDPFDSEAARSGWEKIAEITHTLRTRGRKRGDAPSYRDTRFTVVLSALALFGQAIVGDSTLGAAGFSDRTRSGREFRKWFAAMLAQHLEG; encoded by the coding sequence ATGCCACGACCCCGACGAAGCGCCGACGAAGCGCGTCAGATGATCCTCGATGCCGCCGAGCGACGCCTGCGTGAAGCCGGCCCCGCGAGCATCCGCCTGCAAGAGGTTTCGGCCGACGTGGGCATTTCGCACCCTGCGGTCCTTCACCACTTCGGCAACCGCGAGGGGCTCGTTCGGGCCGTCGTCGAGCGCGCCATCGAGCGGCTGCAAAGCGATCTTCTGGCGACGCTTGCCGAGACGAAGGACGTGCCCAATGGCATGGCCTTGTTCGACCGCGTCTTCGAGGTGCTCTACGAGCGCGGCCACGCGCGGCTCATCGCGTGGCTCGTTCTATCCGGCTACGATCCGTTCGACTCCGAGGCGGCCCGCTCGGGCTGGGAAAAAATCGCCGAGATCACCCACACGCTGCGCACGCGCGGGCGAAAACGTGGCGACGCGCCCAGCTACCGCGACACACGCTTCACCGTGGTGCTCTCGGCGCTCGCGCTGTTCGGTCAGGCCATCGTCGGCGACTCCACCCTGGGCGCCGCCGGTTTCAGCGATCGCACGCGCAGCGGGCGGGAGTTTCGCAAGTGGTTCGCGGCGATGCTCGCGCAGCACCTCGAGGGCTGA
- a CDS encoding TolC family protein, protein MPAVLLPLLFAQAVSAVPPPRILTLREALDTATTNQPLMRRARATTAVSKARVEQARSGYLPQLTGTASYQRRTGNSAPTPGGAAGAQSNISWTDTYNSFNFGLQATQLIYDFGQTNGKWHAADVNVEVSQASERTTRIATVVNVKSAYYLVRANKALIKVQEETLANLDRHVQQSQAFVQVGTRPEIDVVQSRTQYANGRVGLITAQNNYEIAKADLNQRMGVVADTNFEVGEEDVGPLQDEDMPVDALIRKAIAQRPELAGLAKQKEAQEISIRATKGAYGPTLNATAGLTAVGTELGSLGPNWSVGAALNWPILSGWQTHGAVHEAEASLNDIAAQVDQQQLQVSFDVQQAWLQVKANREAIDAAKEALTNAREQLRLAEGRYQAGTGNIIELNDAQVAATTAAAQVIQADYNLATARAQLLAAMGRS, encoded by the coding sequence ATGCCCGCTGTCCTTCTACCCCTACTCTTCGCGCAAGCCGTCTCTGCCGTGCCGCCTCCTCGAATTCTCACGCTTCGTGAGGCATTGGACACGGCGACGACGAACCAGCCCCTCATGCGCCGGGCGCGGGCAACCACCGCCGTTTCGAAGGCGCGCGTGGAACAGGCTCGCTCGGGCTACCTCCCCCAGCTCACCGGCACGGCCTCGTACCAACGCCGCACCGGCAACTCCGCGCCCACCCCCGGAGGCGCTGCCGGCGCTCAAAGCAATATCAGTTGGACCGACACTTACAATTCGTTCAATTTCGGTTTGCAAGCCACGCAGTTGATATACGACTTTGGCCAGACCAACGGCAAGTGGCATGCAGCGGACGTGAACGTCGAAGTCTCGCAAGCCAGCGAGCGGACCACGCGCATCGCGACGGTGGTCAACGTCAAGAGTGCCTATTACCTCGTGCGCGCCAACAAAGCCCTCATCAAGGTGCAAGAGGAGACGCTGGCCAATCTCGACCGGCACGTGCAGCAAAGCCAGGCCTTCGTCCAAGTCGGCACGCGCCCCGAGATCGATGTCGTGCAGTCGCGAACCCAATACGCCAATGGCCGCGTGGGACTCATCACGGCGCAAAACAATTACGAGATCGCCAAGGCCGACCTCAATCAGCGGATGGGTGTCGTTGCGGATACGAACTTCGAGGTGGGCGAGGAAGACGTCGGGCCGCTTCAGGACGAGGACATGCCCGTCGACGCGCTGATCAGGAAAGCCATTGCGCAGCGCCCCGAGCTCGCGGGTTTGGCCAAGCAGAAAGAGGCGCAAGAGATCTCCATCCGCGCCACGAAGGGAGCCTACGGCCCCACGCTGAACGCCACGGCGGGCCTGACCGCGGTGGGCACGGAGCTCGGCAGCCTGGGACCGAATTGGAGCGTGGGCGCCGCCCTCAACTGGCCCATCTTGTCGGGCTGGCAGACGCACGGCGCCGTGCACGAGGCCGAGGCATCTTTGAATGACATCGCGGCCCAGGTCGATCAGCAGCAGCTTCAGGTGAGCTTCGACGTGCAGCAGGCCTGGCTCCAGGTAAAGGCGAACCGAGAGGCCATCGACGCGGCGAAGGAAGCGCTCACCAATGCGCGCGAGCAGCTTCGGCTGGCGGAGGGTCGGTACCAAGCCGGCACGGGCAACATCATCGAGCTGAACGATGCTCAAGTGGCCGCTACGACCGCGGCGGCACAAGTGATTCAAGCGGATTACAATTTGGCGACGGCCCGCGCTCAGCTTCTTGCCGCCATGGGTCGATCATGA